The window AGACGTGGCTGCCGGGTACGGTGGCACGCTGCTGGTTGCGCTGTGGGCGTACGTCGGCGAGCGGTTCAATCGGAGTATCAGGTGGGACGTACTGATCAGCTTCCTACTGTTCGTCGTCCTCGGAGTTGACACGCTGTACCGACGCCGTTTCCACCCGCTGCTTCTCGGGAGCTTCCTCGCTCTGGGTATCGTTCAAACGGCGATGTACGCTCGAGGAACCGACAAGTGGTGGATTATGCCTTCCTATCGACGCTCCTTCGGCTTCCATATGCTCAGCATGGGGGTATTCTTCACGCTTTTCGTGATTGTCGTGATTTTGCACCCTGCCGATGTCCAGCTGGGACAGCAGTTTCTGACGACGTTCGCCGACACCGCTGGAATCTGGTTCGGGTTCGTCCTCGGGTCCGCTACATGGGTGGCGGCATCAAGCACAGCCGAGCGGTGAGTACCGATTCCCTGCTGTGGGACTACCGGGCCGCCGACGCACGACGCACTCGCTGGGTAATCCACGGGCCGGGAGCGCGTGGTGAGGCCCGGAGCGGCCGAACCCGCGCGACCTGGGGAAGGGCAGGGCCACCGCGCCCGTGACACCTCCAGTCTCCTGGTGGACTCGAAGGGCGAGGCCGCTCGTCGCCGCCCGGACGACGTAAGCACCGCAGACCGAACGTAGTGAGGTCGAGGAGCGCAGCGAGGCCCGGCGGCACGAGCGGCCGAGGGCTTCGTAGCAGTCTCTCTTGTCGCTGGGGACCGAATCGTAATAGACCAGGGCCACCCCTAGCACCCGAACGCTTTAGTGATAACCCACAGTAATCGGCCGAACATGGAACTGCCCACGGCCGCCGAACTCCGGGAACGGCGGAAGACGGACCTCGACATGACCCAGAGCGAGCTGGCGGAGATGGCCGGCGTCTCCCAGCCGCTCATCGCGCGCATCGAGGGCGGCGACGTGGACCCGCGGCTCTCGACCCTCCGGCGCATCGTCAACGCGATGAACGAGGCCGAGGGCGCCATCAAGCGCGCCGAGGACATCATGAACGAGGACCTGACCTTCGTCTCGCGCGACGACAGCGTCGCGGCAGCCATCGACCTGATGGGGGAGGCCGGGTTCTCGCAGTTACCCGTCGTCGACGAGGGTGGGACACCCGTCGGGCTCATCTCGAACTCCGATGTGCGCCACTACAGTGCCGACGAGGTCGACGAGATTCCGGTGGCGGAGTCGATGAGCGAGTCCATCGTCACGGTGGGACGGGACGCCACGCTCGACGAGATCAACGACTATCTCGACCACAACCCCGCCATCATCGTGATGGAGAGTGGCGAGATGGTGGGCATCATCACCGAGGCCGACGTGGCGACGCATCTCCGGTGAGTCGCGCGGTCGCGGAAGTCGGG of the Haloglomus salinum genome contains:
- a CDS encoding CBS domain-containing protein, whose protein sequence is MELPTAAELRERRKTDLDMTQSELAEMAGVSQPLIARIEGGDVDPRLSTLRRIVNAMNEAEGAIKRAEDIMNEDLTFVSRDDSVAAAIDLMGEAGFSQLPVVDEGGTPVGLISNSDVRHYSADEVDEIPVAESMSESIVTVGRDATLDEINDYLDHNPAIIVMESGEMVGIITEADVATHLR